A single window of Gossypium arboreum isolate Shixiya-1 chromosome 13, ASM2569848v2, whole genome shotgun sequence DNA harbors:
- the LOC108462005 gene encoding receptor-like protein EIX2, with amino-acid sequence MTSLRLLDLSDNQFSGYFPSLIISNLTNIEWLVLSRNELQGKISLCVFANLSRLSELDISFNHLEVETEMMSPSCFPSFKLSTLSLGGCNVKKISPWMLHNINSELWLSGNNLTGPFNSNFQNITSKLSLLDISDNFLHGTLPEDINLNFPELRHLDLSNNSFNGNLPIFFSDQLQMLDLSNNQFHGGIPYSMTSNMSCLVYLRLSGNNLTGDLFPKNSSLPNLRWLYLNNSHLSGTFPYALSKSVELGIIDIQNNNLSGELSSYLPVLPKLKILVLSGNRFGGQIPKQICQMRDLNVLDISENDFSGDIPDCVDNVTSWLDSSYNGYIPDDSWNSIDFTTKGSRYIYNSPFLLYLTAISVSCNRLTGKIPIQMTRLKRIYSLNVSNNLLTGQIPSSLGNMAFLESLDLSHNNFFGVLPCKLVGLGFLQVFNVSFNNLSGMIPIGGQFNTFENDSYLGNPGLCGFPLQIKRNDSAKTPPIYARVEKSVSIIYFAVFICPFFIVIFLE; translated from the coding sequence ATGACTTCACTTCGCCTCTTGGATCTCTCTGACAATCAATTTAGTGGCTATTTTCCTTCCTTGATAATTAGTAACCTAACAAATATCGAGTGGCTTGTGCTATCAAGAAATGAGCTTCAAGGCAAGATTTCACTTTGTGTTTTTGCTAATTTGTCGAGGCTAAGTGAACTTGATATTTCTTTTAATCACTTGGAAGTTGAAACAGAGATGATGTCACCAAGTTGTTTTCCATCTTTCAAACTAAGTACTCTGTCTTTAGGTGGTTGTAATGTCAAGAAAATTTCTCCTTGGATGCTTCACAATATCAATTCAGAATTATGGCTAAGTGGCAATAATTTGACTGGTCCCTTCAATAGCAATTTTCAGAACATAACCTCAAAGCTTAGTCTTCTTGACATTTCTGACAATTTCTTACACGGGACACTACCGGAAGATATCAACTTGAATTTTCCAGAGCTGCGTCATTTAGATCTTTCCAATAATAGCTTCAATGGCAACCTCCCCATATTCTTCAGTGACCAACTTCAGATGCTGGACTTATCAAACAATCAATTCCATGGAGGGATTCCCTATAGCATGACAAGTAATATGAGTTGTCTTGTATATTTGAGGTTATCTGGAAACAATTTGACAGGTGATTTGTTTCCGAAAAACTCGAGTTTGCCTAACTTAAGATGGCTTTATCTCAACAACAGTCACTTGTCTGGAACATTTCCATATGCCTTGTCGAAGAGCGTGGAGTTAGGTATTATTGACATTCAGAATAATAACTTGTCAGGTGAGCTTTCATCATACTTGCCTGTCCTCCCAAAGTTAAAGATTCTAGTCCTCAGCGGGAATCGGTTTGGAGGGCAAATACCGAAGCAAATTTGCCAAATGAGAGATTTGAATGTTTTAGATATTTCAGAAAATGATTTTTCTGGTGACATTCCTGACTGTGTTGACAATGTTACTTCTTGGTTGGATAGTTCTTATAATGGTTATATTCCAGATGACTCTTGGAATAGCATTGATTTCACGACCAAGGGTTCAAGATACATTTATAATAGCCCCTTTTTGCTATATTTAACGGCAATAAGTGTCTCTTGCAATAGACTAACAGGTAAAATTCCCATCCAAATGACACGATTGAAGAGGATTTATTCTCTAAACGTGTCGAACAACCTTCTCACAGGTCAAATACCTTCTTCCTTGGGAAACATGGCATTTCTAGAAAGCCTAGATCTTTCACATAACAATTTCTTCGGTGTATTACCCTGTAAATTAGTTGGTCTTGGGTTTCTCCAAGTTTTTAACGTATCATTCAACAATCTATCAGGCATGATACCAATAGGGGGACAATTCAATACATTCGAAAATGACAGTTATTTAGGCAATCCCGGCCTTTGTGGATTCCCACTTCAAATCAAACGCAATGACAGTGCAAAGACACCACCAATTTATGCTAGAGTAGAGAAATCTGTTTCAATTATATATTTTGCGGTTTTTATATGTCCCTTTTTCATAGTTATTTTTTTAGAATAA
- the LOC128286886 gene encoding receptor-like protein 9a isoform X1 — protein sequence MAKHKLGMGITSCCRCFILALLWFQSQGCLEEERAALLQIKDSMNSSESSAFSNWYVEECCDWEGVECDPSHTRIHKIFFPHLRSDSEPWFPNATLFAQFKDLQELELPGNHIGGFISIHVFRKLKHLRKLNLRDNSI from the exons ATGGCTAAGCATAAGCTTGGGATGGGGATTACCAGTTGCTGTAGGTGCTTCATACTTGCGCTTCTTTGGTTCCAAAGCCAAGGGTGCTTAGAAGAAGAAAGAGCAGCTCTTCTCCAAATCAAAGATTCCATGAACAGCTCTGAATCGTCAGCTTTCTCAAACTGGTATGTAGAAGAATGTTGCGATTGGGAGGGAGTTGAATGTGACCCTTCTCATACTCGTATTCACAAGATTTTCTTTCCCCACTTGAGAAGTGATTCCGAACCTTGGTTTCCAAACGCTACTTTGTTTGCTCAGTTCAAAGATTTGCAAGAGCTTGAACTGCCAGGAAATCATATCGGAGGATTCATCTCAATTCATG TTTTCAGAAAACTGAAGCATCTTCGAAAGTTGAATCTTCGTGACAATTCTATATAA
- the LOC108463005 gene encoding thioredoxin-like protein YLS8 gives MKHMDEVLASVAETIKNFAVIYLVDITEVPDFNTTYELYDPSTVMFFFRNKHIMIDLGTGNNNKINWALKDKQEFIDIVETVYRGLKGTF, from the exons ATGAAACAT ATGGATGAAGTGCTTGCTTCTGTTGCTGAAACCATAAAGAACTTTGCTGTGATATATCTGGTGGACATAACAGAAGTGCCTGACTTCAACACAACGTATGAGTTGTATGATCCATCAACTGTCATGTTTTTCTTCAGAAACAAGCACATTATGATTGATCTTGGCACCGGAAacaacaacaaaatcaattgggctCTCAAGGACAAGCAGGAGTTCATTGACATTGTTGAGACTGTGTACCGTGGGTTGAAAGGCACCTTTTGA
- the LOC128286886 gene encoding uncharacterized protein LOC128286886 isoform X2: MAKHKLGMGITSCCRCFILALLWFQSQGCLEEERAALLQIKDSMNSSESSAFSNCSKICKSLNCQEIISEDSSQFMFSEN, encoded by the exons ATGGCTAAGCATAAGCTTGGGATGGGGATTACCAGTTGCTGTAGGTGCTTCATACTTGCGCTTCTTTGGTTCCAAAGCCAAGGGTGCTTAGAAGAAGAAAGAGCAGCTCTTCTCCAAATCAAAGATTCCATGAACAGCTCTGAATCGTCAGCTTTCTCAAACTG TTCAAAGATTTGCAAGAGCTTGAACTGCCAGGAAATCATATCGGAGGATTCATCTCAATTCATG TTTTCAGAAAACTGA